AAATCATTCTTCATTGCTTCTgttctctctcctctttctgGGACGCATTGCGCTTTGCTGCAACCTGCCAACAAAATCGCTGGATTTGGACGGCCAATGTGAGCATAATCTATCAGCATATCAGCCCCAAAGCCATCCAATGCCGCCGTTATGCTCGCACTTTGTTGGCCGATCAAGGCGGCGCACCAGCCGACTCACACGTTTTGACTACTCACGACGTCCTGCAACTAGTCCGGAACACTGTGGTGATGAAAAAATCGATTGAGCAATTTAACAAGGTCTATGTTTATCGGTTTACTACAGGTCCAAACAAACGTTTGTATTCCCTATCTCTCTGTCACCAAGGAGGGGCTGACCAACAGCATCACCAGCCAATAAAGCCTCCTGGCCATATTTCGGAAACAAGCCCCGCCCACCATACTTGATAAAGACAGAACGTGCACGTTTCGTGCGAGGACTCTATCAGCTTTGGAGCATAGTGATTCTGGAACCCAAGGCAAGACAGCAGAGAATGGAGAGTCTCTGTCTCAAAGATCTTGCCACACTCTTAGATCTCACACAATATGATGAAATCATGATTTATGATAAGACGGTGATTGCTATGCAAGAAGTTCATCGCGGACTGCTGGAAACGAGATATGGAGAGCTTTGGGGTCCTTATCTTCGTAAGCTTCACGAGCTACTCGGTGATCCTCCAGATTCATTCAGGAGAGAACCACCGTATGGCATGGGATACTTAGGGAGGATAGCGATTTGGAATGATAATGTCGAAGACCTCAAAGAAGTCGTCACTATGAAGATAAGTCCCTCGGTGCCGGACCCCGATTTTTCTGAGCTCTGGTACGATACTCCTGACGAAGACTTGTCCGACtagtgtgacggcctggtcacgttggttgattatcacgtgaggtgtggttgtttgctttattgctttgttgataaatatggcgttacctcctttcttccttcctcatgttgattattctcgtcgatagctacctaggtagaacccatgagttggacgttccatcatcctagtagagcgccgtgacataataatcaacatcctccttttataccttagggagagaaataccaaaggcttctcccttcaagggattcgctggtgccgcagttcgggagctggccaggctataacagtgtctccattcaagtttccatcctcaagttcatcctcaagtcaagtcaagcgctgcttcagttaagtttctagagctcaggactgaaacttctgttgttggcatattcaagttcaactttcaagaagtccagtggttgcgactatgctggcaccccttcaagttctcaagacttaagtttttcaagattcaagctcacgatccctttcttaaagatcatggacccctttcaagaactccgaaacgaattttcttctacgatccgcgccctccagaatgaaatcgaatccgtcaaaaatgaacccaaaccacttcaacgaccaaagccatgcctccctgatcccgagaaattcaatggccaatctttgaagtttgatacctggcttgcttcgatgaaggctaagcttaggattgatgctccagctattggtgatgcagtggctcagttctactatgtctatctgaatctggaaagcaaagtccaagctctagttcttccccagttatcttatgcagaagacaccaacacctgggattacaacaccatccttgatcaactatctctggtttatgacaaccccaacaaggttcaagaagctgaagattatctactagtcctaaagcaggatagtggtgaatctgtggcagcctacatcgccaagtttgagaggattctttatgaggcaaagggcaaagattggcctgatgtcacc
This Aspergillus chevalieri M1 DNA, chromosome 3, nearly complete sequence DNA region includes the following protein-coding sequences:
- a CDS encoding uncharacterized protein (InterPro:IPR036047;~go_function: GO:0005515 - protein binding [Evidence IEA]), with amino-acid sequence MMEVPRSDSFSRLPVEIILHCFCSLSSFWDALRFAATCQQNRWIWTANVSIIYQHISPKAIQCRRYARTLLADQGGAPADSHVLTTHDVLQLVRNTVVMKKSIEQFNKVYVYRFTTGPNKPNKASWPYFGNKPRPPYLIKTERARFVRGLYQLWSIVILEPKARQQRMESLCLKDLATLLDLTQYDEIMIYDKTVIAMQEVHRGLLETRYGELWGPYLRKLHELLGDPPDSFRREPPYGMGYLGRIAIWNDNVEDLKEVVTMKISPSVPDPDFSELWYDTPDEDLSD